One Mytilus trossulus isolate FHL-02 chromosome 5, PNRI_Mtr1.1.1.hap1, whole genome shotgun sequence DNA segment encodes these proteins:
- the LOC134718620 gene encoding zinc finger protein 808-like isoform X2 — MAEQQRSRVFHLAQVKDGESEEEQQNNMFQLAQVKEGGDGEELTNVLVIITQNGVTPLNLNTTSGQQIVVVNQGDKATPTVVLNQNDKALTPSKAKVEPQFETDDNNPVVFKYGDSPVYQDVSVQTTEMKKYSRALANKKFKCLICGKELANSSILKRHIRIHTGVRPYECSLCHKRFTQSNDLTAHMRSHTGSRPFKCEVCGKGFTQRQNVKKHMLTHTGEKNYECEHCGKRFGRKHHMEEHSRIHTESNIRCEICQKGFTANGHLKRHMRKYHFEGDENLKDDIMKIVQHEQAEQDIENEIPVVNFVSTQDDSVETATIEIASIEPEPVPQILTIGQLGLDKPIDDVPEILYRCDLCEKQFKDLSFLERHLRLHLDGKLHNCNICHKVFNYKGLLKRHMVVHTKEKPWECNQCNKKFTQSNDLKIHMRLHTGIKPFKCEFCHMGFNQKQQLKNHRRKHTGERPYGCEKCDKRFSRRDHAKAHVKTHNNDHLRCQICAFTARNVLSLQKHLLKHDGVEKLLKPKDDSNIVRLRCRFCTKTYRDPFRLQKHEKQHENSRLYNCNICKQTYFRIDTFEKHCKIHEKDGLKAMAVRNETVKEDTEEYVGTMIKIEVDDTEEDYEDENNISNSNEMEKETVPFTTVEMTPDNTSTDSSKDFEKQSVLEVGVVDADGEIEKDQNTAEDDEVAATQKNTLYCCSHCGKMLPWNADLVKHMETHLPDKPGERPTDVTKTGIVQTTNDGRYLCSICGRHFTNLIALQSHIKNIHNMDISDYELNYKESEGVVMTAEEIRDIEKQIQENLRFTGCYSVLKNASKRHTKSVKGDDKEKPIYQCEICAKVVKRKENLERHRKLHKIIHKCDICNKVFKQRNHLETHRLIKHDTKGGEPITPTIHECDEPGCKKYFNKRFNLLRHQLIHRKKTEGESQDESMEDDDMLMVYECRKCYEAFMSLDELELHVNENHSDDTEHNGSHDDSAEVSKIIENEANISTGDAVPNEEEVVPVEIDISTLETVSPEARLEGNNQSEAEVNAPSLVEEVSQNFHIGGSAGQEVIELSSGNIPFVMNDSQGQEVIIQIPQDMNSGEENVYQCQIVKSSEDRSSEGVPVYITQHMVTTDPSDTTGTITMTTISSETNTSDSITIDSLHDTTDNDNNAAIAMVALSTDSSQYIDEDHSYI; from the exons ATGGCAGAACAGCAAAGAAGTCGGGTGTTCCATTTAGCTCAAGTTAAAGATGGCGAAAGTGAAGAAGAACAGCAAAATAATATGTTCCAGTTAGCTCAGGTGAAAGAAGGTGGTGACGGAGAAGAACTAACAAATGTCTTAGTGATCATCACACAGAATGGCGTAACCCCTCTTAATCTGAATACGACCTCAGGTCAACAAATCGTAGTTGTCAATCAAGGTGATAAAGCCACACCCACTGTTGTGCTTAATCAAAATGATAAAGCGTTGACGCCTAGTAAAGCAAAAGTTGAGCCACAATTTGAAACTGATGATAATAATCCCGTAGTTTTTAAGTATGGGGATTCCCCTGTTTATCAAGATGTTAGTGTCCAAAcaactgaaatgaaaaaatacagCCGTGCTCTAGCAAACAAGAAATTTAAATGTCTGATATGTGGAAAGGAATTGGCAAATTCATCCATTCTTAAACGTCACATAAGAATACACACAGGTGTGAGACCATATGAATGTTCGTTATGCCATAAGAGGTTCACACAGAGCAATGATTTGACAGCTCACATGAGATCTCACACAGGGTCAAGGCCATTCAAATGTGAGGTGTGTGGTAAGGGGTTCACACAAcgacaaaatgtcaaaaagcaCATGCTAACACATACTGGAGAAAAGAATTATGAATGTGAACATTGTGGGAAAAGATTTGGGAGAAAACATCATATGGAAGAGCATTCCCGTATACATACAGAATCAAATATACGATGTGAGATATGTCAGAAAGGTTTTACCGCTAACGGACATCTTAAAAGACATATGAGAAAATATCATTTCGAAGGAGATGAAAACCTTAAAGATGACATCATGAAAATTGTACAGCATGAACAAGCAGAACAGGACATCGAAAACGAAATTCCTGTCGTTAACTTTGTATCTACTCAAGATGATTCCGTAGAGACGGCAACCATTGAAATCGCTAGCATTGAACCAGAGCCAGTCCCTCAGATTCTAACCATTGGTCAGTTAGGGTTGGACAAACCTATAGACGATGTCCCAGAAATTTTATATAGGTGTGATTTATGTGAGAAACAGTTTAAAGATTTGTCCTTTCTGGAACGTCATCTACGTCTGCATCTCGATGGAAAACTACATAACTGTAACATATGTCATaaagtatttaattataaagGCTTATTGAAGAGACACATGGTGGTCCACACTAAAGAGAAACCTTGGGAGTGTAACCAGTGTAATAAAAAGTTTACACAAAGTAACGATCTTAAGATACACATGAGGCTCCACACGGGTATTAAACCATTTAAATGTGAGTTCTGTCACATGGGATTTAACCAGAAACAACAACTGAAGAATCATCGACGTAAGCATACCGGAGAAAGACCTTATGGAtgtgaaaaatgtgacaaacGATTCAGTCGAAGGGATCATGCTAAGGCTCATGTGAAAACACATAATAACGATCATCTTCGATGTCAAATTTGTGCATTTACAGCTAGGAATGTTTTAAGTTTGCAGAAACATCTTTTGAAGCATGATGGTGTCGAAAAACTCCTGAAACCCAAAGACGATTCAAATATAGTTCGTCTGAGATGTAGGTTTTGTACGAAAACTTACAGGGACCCTTTCAGGCTTCAGAAGCATGAAAAACAACATGAGAATTCACGGCTATACAATTGTAACATTTGTAAGCAGACCTATTTTAGAATCGATACTTTTgaaaaacattgtaaaattcATGAGAAAGATGGTCTGAAAGCCATGGCAGTACGGAATGAAACTGTAAAGGAAGATACAGAAGAATATGTGGGTACCATGATCAAAATTGAAGTTGACGATACTGAAGAGGACTATGAAGACGAGAATAATATTTCTAATTCTAATGAAATGGAGAAAGAAACTGTCCCCTTTACTACAGTTGAAATGACACCAGATAATACGTCAACAGACAGTTCGAAAGATTTCGAAAAACAGTCCGTATTAGAAGTTGGTGTGGTCGATGCAGACGGGGAAATTGAGAAAGACCAGAACACGGCAGAAGACGATGAAGTTGCAGCCACTCAGAAAAACACTCTCTATTGTTGTAGCCATTGCGGGAAAATGTTACCGTGGAATGCCGACCTAGTTAAACACATGGAAACACATCTTCCCGACAAACCTGGTGAACGACCAACAGATGTCACTAAGACTGGAATCGTACAAACTACTAATGATGGGCGATATTTATGTAGCATCTGTGGACGACATTTCACCAACCTTATAGCATTACAGAGTCatattaaaaacatacataACATGGATATATCTGATTATGAACTAAATTATAAG GAGAGTGAAGGTGTTGTCATGACTGCAGAGGAAATAAGAGACATTGAGAAACAGATTCAAGAAAACTTGAGATTTACCGGCTGTTACAGTGTACTAAAGAATGCATCCAAACGACATACAAAGAGTGTTAAAGGGGACGACAAAGAAAAGCCTATCTACCAATGTGAAATCTGTGCTAAGGTGGTGAAGAGGAAAGAAAACTTAGAAAGGCATCGAAAACTTCACAAAATCATACATAAATGTGACATCTGTAACAAGGTCTTCAAACAGAGAAACCATCTTGAGACCCACAGACTCATTAAACATGATACTAAAG gTGGCGAACCCATCACCCCTACAATACATGAATGTGATGAACCTGGATGtaagaaatatttcaataaacgCTTCAATCTTCTACGACATCAGCTTATCCATCGTAAGAAAACAGAGGGAGAAAGTCAGGATGAATCAATGGAAGATGACGATATGTTGATGGTCTATGAATGCCGAAAATGTTATGAAGCTTTCATGTCGCTTGATGAGTTAGAATTACATGTTAATGAAAATCACTCAGATGACACAGAACATAATGGCAGCCATGATGATTCAGCAGAAGTGTCAaagataattgaaaatgaggCTAATATTTCCACAGGAGATGCAGTGCCGAATGAAGAAGAAGTTGTGCCTGTTGAGATAGATATAAGTACTTTGGAGACTGTTTCGCCTGAGGCCCGTTTAGAAGGAAACAATCAGTCAGAAGCCGAAGTCAATGCACCATCATTAGTTGAAGAAGTTTCACAAAATTTCCATATTGGAGGCAGTGCAGGTCAAGAAGTCATTGAATTATCCAGTGGAAACATTCCATTTGTTATGAACGACAGCCAAGGTCAAGAGGTCATTATACAAATTCCGCAGGATATGAACTCTGGCGAGGAGAATGTTTATCAATGTCAGATAGTTAAATCTAGTGAAGACAGGAGTTCTGAAGGGGTACCAGTTTATATCACACAACACATGGTTACAACAGATCCCTCAGACACGACAG GTACAATCACCATGACAACAATTTCCTCGGAGACGAACACTTCAGATTCAATAACAATAGATTCATTGCACGACACAACAGACAATGATAACAATGCAGCTATCGCCATGGTTGCATTGTCTACAGACAGTAGTCAGTACATTGACGAGGATCATTCTTATATATAG
- the LOC134718620 gene encoding zinc finger protein 808-like isoform X1, producing MAEQQRSRVFHLAQVKDGESEEEQQNNMFQLAQVKEGGDGEELTNVLVIITQNGVTPLNLNTTSGQQIVVVNQGDKATPTVVLNQNDKALTPSKAKVEPQFETDDNNPVVFKYGDSPVYQDVSVQTTEMKKYSRALANKKFKCLICGKELANSSILKRHIRIHTGVRPYECSLCHKRFTQSNDLTAHMRSHTGSRPFKCEVCGKGFTQRQNVKKHMLTHTGEKNYECEHCGKRFGRKHHMEEHSRIHTESNIRCEICQKGFTANGHLKRHMRKYHFEGDENLKDDIMKIVQHEQAEQDIENEIPVVNFVSTQDDSVETATIEIASIEPEPVPQILTIGQLGLDKPIDDVPEILYRCDLCEKQFKDLSFLERHLRLHLDGKLHNCNICHKVFNYKGLLKRHMVVHTKEKPWECNQCNKKFTQSNDLKIHMRLHTGIKPFKCEFCHMGFNQKQQLKNHRRKHTGERPYGCEKCDKRFSRRDHAKAHVKTHNNDHLRCQICAFTARNVLSLQKHLLKHDGVEKLLKPKDDSNIVRLRCRFCTKTYRDPFRLQKHEKQHENSRLYNCNICKQTYFRIDTFEKHCKIHEKDGLKAMAVRNETVKEDTEEYVGTMIKIEVDDTEEDYEDENNISNSNEMEKETVPFTTVEMTPDNTSTDSSKDFEKQSVLEVGVVDADGEIEKDQNTAEDDEVAATQKNTLYCCSHCGKMLPWNADLVKHMETHLPDKPGERPTDVTKTGIVQTTNDGRYLCSICGRHFTNLIALQSHIKNIHNMDISDYELNYKESEGVVMTAEEIRDIEKQIQENLRFTGCYSVLKNASKRHTKSVKGDDKEKPIYQCEICAKVVKRKENLERHRKLHKIIHKCDICNKVFKQRNHLETHRLIKHDTKGGEPITPTIHECDEPGCKKYFNKRFNLLRHQLIHRKKTEGESQDESMEDDDMLMVYECRKCYEAFMSLDELELHVNENHSDDTEHNGSHDDSAEVSKIIENEANISTGDAVPNEEEVVPVEIDISTLETVSPEARLEGNNQSEAEVNAPSLVEEVSQNFHIGGSAGQEVIELSSGNIPFVMNDSQGQEVIIQIPQDMNSGEENVYQCQIVKSSEDRSSEGVPVYITQHMVTTDPSDTTGTITMTTDPSDTTGTITMTTISSETNTSDSITIDSLHDTTDNDNNAAIAMVALSTDSSQYIDEDHSYI from the exons ATGGCAGAACAGCAAAGAAGTCGGGTGTTCCATTTAGCTCAAGTTAAAGATGGCGAAAGTGAAGAAGAACAGCAAAATAATATGTTCCAGTTAGCTCAGGTGAAAGAAGGTGGTGACGGAGAAGAACTAACAAATGTCTTAGTGATCATCACACAGAATGGCGTAACCCCTCTTAATCTGAATACGACCTCAGGTCAACAAATCGTAGTTGTCAATCAAGGTGATAAAGCCACACCCACTGTTGTGCTTAATCAAAATGATAAAGCGTTGACGCCTAGTAAAGCAAAAGTTGAGCCACAATTTGAAACTGATGATAATAATCCCGTAGTTTTTAAGTATGGGGATTCCCCTGTTTATCAAGATGTTAGTGTCCAAAcaactgaaatgaaaaaatacagCCGTGCTCTAGCAAACAAGAAATTTAAATGTCTGATATGTGGAAAGGAATTGGCAAATTCATCCATTCTTAAACGTCACATAAGAATACACACAGGTGTGAGACCATATGAATGTTCGTTATGCCATAAGAGGTTCACACAGAGCAATGATTTGACAGCTCACATGAGATCTCACACAGGGTCAAGGCCATTCAAATGTGAGGTGTGTGGTAAGGGGTTCACACAAcgacaaaatgtcaaaaagcaCATGCTAACACATACTGGAGAAAAGAATTATGAATGTGAACATTGTGGGAAAAGATTTGGGAGAAAACATCATATGGAAGAGCATTCCCGTATACATACAGAATCAAATATACGATGTGAGATATGTCAGAAAGGTTTTACCGCTAACGGACATCTTAAAAGACATATGAGAAAATATCATTTCGAAGGAGATGAAAACCTTAAAGATGACATCATGAAAATTGTACAGCATGAACAAGCAGAACAGGACATCGAAAACGAAATTCCTGTCGTTAACTTTGTATCTACTCAAGATGATTCCGTAGAGACGGCAACCATTGAAATCGCTAGCATTGAACCAGAGCCAGTCCCTCAGATTCTAACCATTGGTCAGTTAGGGTTGGACAAACCTATAGACGATGTCCCAGAAATTTTATATAGGTGTGATTTATGTGAGAAACAGTTTAAAGATTTGTCCTTTCTGGAACGTCATCTACGTCTGCATCTCGATGGAAAACTACATAACTGTAACATATGTCATaaagtatttaattataaagGCTTATTGAAGAGACACATGGTGGTCCACACTAAAGAGAAACCTTGGGAGTGTAACCAGTGTAATAAAAAGTTTACACAAAGTAACGATCTTAAGATACACATGAGGCTCCACACGGGTATTAAACCATTTAAATGTGAGTTCTGTCACATGGGATTTAACCAGAAACAACAACTGAAGAATCATCGACGTAAGCATACCGGAGAAAGACCTTATGGAtgtgaaaaatgtgacaaacGATTCAGTCGAAGGGATCATGCTAAGGCTCATGTGAAAACACATAATAACGATCATCTTCGATGTCAAATTTGTGCATTTACAGCTAGGAATGTTTTAAGTTTGCAGAAACATCTTTTGAAGCATGATGGTGTCGAAAAACTCCTGAAACCCAAAGACGATTCAAATATAGTTCGTCTGAGATGTAGGTTTTGTACGAAAACTTACAGGGACCCTTTCAGGCTTCAGAAGCATGAAAAACAACATGAGAATTCACGGCTATACAATTGTAACATTTGTAAGCAGACCTATTTTAGAATCGATACTTTTgaaaaacattgtaaaattcATGAGAAAGATGGTCTGAAAGCCATGGCAGTACGGAATGAAACTGTAAAGGAAGATACAGAAGAATATGTGGGTACCATGATCAAAATTGAAGTTGACGATACTGAAGAGGACTATGAAGACGAGAATAATATTTCTAATTCTAATGAAATGGAGAAAGAAACTGTCCCCTTTACTACAGTTGAAATGACACCAGATAATACGTCAACAGACAGTTCGAAAGATTTCGAAAAACAGTCCGTATTAGAAGTTGGTGTGGTCGATGCAGACGGGGAAATTGAGAAAGACCAGAACACGGCAGAAGACGATGAAGTTGCAGCCACTCAGAAAAACACTCTCTATTGTTGTAGCCATTGCGGGAAAATGTTACCGTGGAATGCCGACCTAGTTAAACACATGGAAACACATCTTCCCGACAAACCTGGTGAACGACCAACAGATGTCACTAAGACTGGAATCGTACAAACTACTAATGATGGGCGATATTTATGTAGCATCTGTGGACGACATTTCACCAACCTTATAGCATTACAGAGTCatattaaaaacatacataACATGGATATATCTGATTATGAACTAAATTATAAG GAGAGTGAAGGTGTTGTCATGACTGCAGAGGAAATAAGAGACATTGAGAAACAGATTCAAGAAAACTTGAGATTTACCGGCTGTTACAGTGTACTAAAGAATGCATCCAAACGACATACAAAGAGTGTTAAAGGGGACGACAAAGAAAAGCCTATCTACCAATGTGAAATCTGTGCTAAGGTGGTGAAGAGGAAAGAAAACTTAGAAAGGCATCGAAAACTTCACAAAATCATACATAAATGTGACATCTGTAACAAGGTCTTCAAACAGAGAAACCATCTTGAGACCCACAGACTCATTAAACATGATACTAAAG gTGGCGAACCCATCACCCCTACAATACATGAATGTGATGAACCTGGATGtaagaaatatttcaataaacgCTTCAATCTTCTACGACATCAGCTTATCCATCGTAAGAAAACAGAGGGAGAAAGTCAGGATGAATCAATGGAAGATGACGATATGTTGATGGTCTATGAATGCCGAAAATGTTATGAAGCTTTCATGTCGCTTGATGAGTTAGAATTACATGTTAATGAAAATCACTCAGATGACACAGAACATAATGGCAGCCATGATGATTCAGCAGAAGTGTCAaagataattgaaaatgaggCTAATATTTCCACAGGAGATGCAGTGCCGAATGAAGAAGAAGTTGTGCCTGTTGAGATAGATATAAGTACTTTGGAGACTGTTTCGCCTGAGGCCCGTTTAGAAGGAAACAATCAGTCAGAAGCCGAAGTCAATGCACCATCATTAGTTGAAGAAGTTTCACAAAATTTCCATATTGGAGGCAGTGCAGGTCAAGAAGTCATTGAATTATCCAGTGGAAACATTCCATTTGTTATGAACGACAGCCAAGGTCAAGAGGTCATTATACAAATTCCGCAGGATATGAACTCTGGCGAGGAGAATGTTTATCAATGTCAGATAGTTAAATCTAGTGAAGACAGGAGTTCTGAAGGGGTACCAGTTTATATCACACAACACATGGTTACAACAGATCCCTCAGACACGACAGGTACAATCACCATGACAACAGATCCCTCAGACACGACAGGTACAATCACCATGACAACAATTTCCTCGGAGACGAACACTTCAGATTCAATAACAATAGATTCATTGCACGACACAACAGACAATGATAACAATGCAGCTATCGCCATGGTTGCATTGTCTACAGACAGTAGTCAGTACATTGACGAGGATCATTCTTATATATAG